Genomic window (Capsicum annuum cultivar UCD-10X-F1 chromosome 10, UCD10Xv1.1, whole genome shotgun sequence):
tgcatttttttcatcaagtgttgttgctgttttagtgtgttttacttttgatatcacttcccttcttgttcttcttgcgaacccgagagaggtcatcaaaagggtccatagttcttcAACtcgtggactgattttggtgtttgtgttgttgtattctTGGGGAGTTTGGTATCATTCCATGGTACCTAAAtcaaaagacaacaacaaacaacaagacaacaaacaagattagtagtaaaagctccttaccaatactcgtatacactcacctttgtgattctcataattgaagcggcgaatattgaaagttgtttatactccggtagtcaataggatgtcaattctacttggcggctagaatggattcttgtttgatcgagtcaagacacaaaaataaaatttacttacgaacttgaaacaaataAGTTACTGCGAgttgaaaatgagaaaagcatACAAATAACAAAGACACGAAAGAAACgaattcaacaattaatctacaactaagtagatgattactagttgttaattaattctagaatcaagatatgaaactaatgaaacaataaaatgaaactaagaatctaaaattcgAGCTTAATTAAAATTGCGTGAACGGTAAAATGAtgacgtattggttgcggtttctacaattttattttccaaagtccaagtcttgacccatttttaatttggattggtgaaatttgttttaaGAAGGGtagaataagtcttggagcctttttttcaagtttcaaatttcaagacttgacttttgtagtactttccttaaaacatggacccttgtatCATGGAAAGTTGGTTGAAAATTGTTGATAAAGTCTTTGGTGgttgtagtgtctttcaagactaataaGTCACAcacatttttccttcacctttatggatctatcattcactttatgttaACAAGGTGATAAATATGgtgaagaaattcaagaactcaacaaccacaacaagaacaatcaacaacaatctttcaagaacaacaagaagttCCAACGCCCAATTCcacaacaacaagaccaacaataAAACCACCAATAAATGGCCAAGTTTCTTTGGTgttgtattttcaatttttacactagatgaaggttgtgatgaaaaacaagaacacaacaacaacaaccaagaTCAACAACAACACCATCCAACGCCCAACAACAAGGTCACCACATGGAGAAGttagaacaacaacttcaactcacGGCCACttcttgttcacaacaacaatatcaatttttaaagctcaaatctagatatagactcaatgtgttagtgagaaacaaaactaacacttagagacaacaaatacaagtaaaaatctcgtccaagaaacaacaagaacacactttttggcCAAGAACATAACACggacaaattgttattttttctggaattttcagttttgaacatttttttttatttttccaccaacaagcccaagattgatcttgtgggaacaagatcaagccatgctctgataccaaatgatacaagaaaccCAAGGAACTCacgaaataactcaaaatagtccacaaacacactctaaaacagtccacaaatcactaagatccttggaccgattagggacctctctcggattcacaatacaacaaaaaaatgagaagataacaaggtgtttgacacctatttcagccaacccaaactagattaacaacacatgaaatgaagaacaagaaggcAACAATTTCGGCcaacaaaaacaaacacaaaTCGAGAGTAGAGTGCAAGAACAACACAACAAGTTTGCAAGAatgaaaaggatagatagtgagacaaagattattacaagattaagaaccaagtgtatttcaacactaacccctaatgaatgtaatagtCAACACCGCACTCTTACGGTGACTGCCAAGGGAACCAACgtacctcaagatccaccatttccaagcaaaggtcaatactagcttttccaagccctaaactacaatgactattccaagccctaactaagactacactaaggtgttctactctcaaagagaggactttcaatgtttcaatatttcacccttcataaactaaagaaaaaaaacctaaaatgtactacttatagtatattacaaaaggagacaaaaataccaaactacccttaatgaccaagggtggcTTTGATGTGTTGGAAGACAATATGAATTGTCCTAAATGCCCTTaaggctaagtaaccaaaatgCCCATAGTAAAAggaaccaaaaccgtgaaccaacaaAAGTGGTCTAAACCTGAGAGTCTTTTAAGTCTTCAAGGCTTGTGGTTCTCGGGTTAATATCAATGTAAGCTTCCAAGCAACCTTCTATACACGGAATTGCTTTAAGTCATGCTCAAAACGGGCCTTCCTTGCATATCCTTGTGCTCTTGGGGCGACCATATCTTGATCTTTTAGGTATTGTCCTCcgaagatgtcatcaaaagctaaggtgacAATTTGACTTGTATCACAGTGCCAAATATGTCATCACCAGGAAGAAAACATAAATCACATCTTCTTCCAATGTAATAATGCAGTCACTTTCTGGCAGAACCTTCTCCAAAAAGCCCAATTCAAGCCTTCCCAACTCTAGCTGAACAAATCCACTTCTAAATGGGATACTACCTGGcagaaactcaaaggaaaacccTTTAATAACTGGCTTCCATGGGACACCCTTTTCCCTCACTGCCTATGGGTCATCTGGTTGTGCAGAAATGACAATACTTTCAACCACAAATGCAACCATATCTCCACAAATATGTCCATATCCCTAGCCACTGAGTTTTCCATGCTTATTAGCAGGCTTCTCCTAATCAGCCTACCTACACCATCATTAGCACCAAATGAAACCCTTCTACCAATGGATAACTAAAGCTGAACATTGATAGATCATCCTTTACCAATCCTGGTAAGAAAGGGATAGGGGGCATCTTCAGGGATCATAATGGCTATTGGGTCTTAGGCTTCAACATGCACCTTCCTCACACCACCCCTACTGTAATACTCTGTAAAATTCTAAGTCTAAAATTCAGCTCGTTAGGCTTCACAagctccaagacttagaaaattttgctaagtgttcaacacttagtctcattttagacctctaaacttcggggatttatttgatgatcttttcgaccttcgttttccaattttcaagttgcattgcAATGGGGAAAGGTCATAGTATATGccaggtgagttttggaatttttcggatagcgtaagggcatgtttggacttccaaacCAGTAGCTCAGGGCGATCAGCCCGCGTCGCCCTGGGTTGGGCACCACTCCAGGCAGGGCATCGCCCTGGCTACTCCACCATTTTTGCCAGGCGTCGCCCAGGGAACCCCGGCAAACTAGGCGAGGCGCCGCCCTAAGGATCACCCCAGGCCAAATTTCTGCATTCAACCTCCGTGTCCTGGGGGTTAATTTGGTTATTTTGCCACCATATATATACTCTATAACATGGGATTTTGctccatttacaccaaaatatagcaTCTTTtatcaaatcctctcaagaacacaagctacgattttcatagaaggtccaatttcaagaaagtctctccgtcaaCCATCGTAGATTCACGaaataaggtatgcgtagtgttgatttatggatccctttcatccataaagttcaagaaccctcttttaaattatgaatcatgaagttatgttatgggttgattatgtttgtgtgattgattgttatacaactcccaagttagaatctttatgtgattttatgaaactaGCATAACatgtaaattgaaatatatgaattttgggtggtttgaatcATTAATGTGATGAATATGCCTATGCCAGAAAGtatacatgcaaggtgtttgataaaatacctaagactaagagactagaaatcatgtattatagctaaatagaacttaaatgaAAAGTCCATGCTCTATttcttatgactcaacatgaatccatgctaattgttgtgtattgttgttgtgctatggaatgctcatgaaatcgaaatcatgcaagtatttatatgttatacgcattccctttcatgtataagatgttaagaaccatgtgtagtatgaaatcccctatttacggtattatgaattatgaactctattctTGTGATCAAGAAGCGTCATGtggtgtcagtttccttctatcgagtcctggggtacttgtacccaaaaaatatagttgtgtgcctagaaccaagtcatgttttcacgataacctcagtcaagccatgatctatagaattcagtcagtcatgtgactcagaaaaaactcagaaatctcagcagtctcagcagttcagtaatctcagtgatctcagtactcaataattTCAGCAACCTCAGTGTTTTCattaatctcaaaaatctcatgaattCAGTCAACTATCAGATATCAGCAGTATTCCGTCAGtcacggaactcagtaaactcagtatcagttcagttcagttaatcagatcagtgtctttcagttgggagtaggattcagcaccgagtgagtctagggatggggactcacccgctagataggactgagatccctagaagtaatccttaagttccagaactacgtagccagcgtaggtacgagatgtcacccattagataggactggcatactcaaggatcacccgttagcacatgtaaatatataggactggtcccaggggtcacccgctagattaggactgactccacggcagttgtctttactggtggtgcggtattgacacccttccaactggggttacaggttggatcctaaACTAgatagaaaggggcatgtcggttagatgaatacatcccacagtttcagttatagaatcaagactgtcagatacagtcaattgagctcagtagtacagattcatgactgttagatacggtcaatccctatcattataaatagacttcgaGATCaaccattagataggactgatctcaactatggttaatcagtatcagtatcatcagatttagggATCACTCgttaggtaggactgatctcagactaagtcaaatcatctttattatcagtatactcaaagatcacccgctagatagtactgatctcagatttagttactccatacagaacggaactcagatagtttcatcagaacttagactgtcagatacagtcgctcagtattagttacatcgattaggccgatcatcacagctatatcaattatatcagtccTCATAGCTTACTTATCAGTAtccagtttcaggactgttagacacagtcaatcagaccagttcttcataattcgaactatcagaaatagtcgctcatctattcagtacctcaatatcagtaaactcatgttgtcagcattCAGACGTAGTAGTCAGTGTCACCACAAGTTTAGTTTCAattgcttatgcatgtatgtattctcacattcatatcagtcagcattgtccatgcatataaccctttgcatttagcctatctcactcgtatactcagtacattcagacgtactgacgcattcgcgctatggtgttctattttacgccataggttcagaggcacgagttccagagcagcagtagcattgcagatttcagcagtcagagttagacgtgagtactcatccttcgaggacatgattatttctctatttctcattgattagttcattagttggagttagttggggacatgttctgTCAGTTCCTTATTCAGATtatcagacagtagaggctttcagactagacacAGACTAAATTACAGACTAgaatcagatttcagtatttcagttttgttttggtattgtgataccatgtTATTCAAAcattgttattatattattcaggttatgttcagtattgaaccttatgaccttcagttcatgtttccgcatttatattcatatattatgcagtgtacaggtacagatattagtcatgggttagattgtggtccttcgaggtcatgagtaccgtgtagcattccggtttaaaaaatcggggcattacacctACCATGGTTGAGTTTTTAGTATTACGCCATGGCCTTGTCAATGCCAAAACTCATAACTTCAAACACTTTACTATTGAAACTGACTCTAGCACTATATTGTCATTGATTTCTAATGATCACCCTTTCTATCATAACTTAATTGCTGAGTGCAAGTCTCTAATGGAAGAAACTCAGACCACGATGCCAATCAAGATTTTCCGAGAGCAGAATACAGTGGACGATATGCTAGCGAATAAGGGAGCTAAAGGTCAAGTCTTAAAGTCACCCCAGCTGTTTTGGCAAATACGACCTTTTGTATCAACTTTTGTGCACTTAGATTCTAACAGAAGGTGTATTCACCATAGAATCAAAAATAATTCTATTAACCTACAGGGTCGGAATGTGGCTCCGGACAATCTGTTCTTGTCTCCTTCAACTGAAAGGGGTGTAACTCTGTTTCCTCAATCTCTAATAAATGATTTATCTTTTGCacccaaaaaaaaacatattatttactttagatcataaattatttttaaaataaatattctaaaaCTTCATTTTCAAATACATCACATAAAATAGCACGAGAGTGTACGTATATTTAAATGTTACTATTCGTATTAGacatataaattaataattaatcatatttcaATACGAATATTAAACATTAAAATCATTTACAACTTTACTTAAAATTCACAGTGCTCTTTAATTATTGACCCTCAACACAAATCATATTTTCCTGcgatataaatttatattttcacttTCACAAATTATGCACAACTCATACGTACAGctaaatataaaattgatttttaaggTTAAAACTTAAAAATCGACTCATATGTCGTGCCATTAAATGAAAACATTAATGATTATAGACATTTATATAGAATTATATAATAAGGTCTTATTTAGGACCCTGAGAAAGTGACAAAACTATGAACTCCTAATTGCTCTCAACTGATTCACTGACTGGAATCTACATTTTTCCTCCAAAAATGAGGTActtatttaaacaaaatttaattATCTGCAATTTTTTCTCACTATTTAATGAGTTATATTGCTTAAGAAAATTGAGAATCttgggaaaaaaaaattatgtgcaGTCGTCAACCAGAAGTTCTGTGGGCACAAAGATCGGAGAAAGTGTACTTGACGATATCATTGCCTGATGCTAAAGATGTGTCATTGAAGTGTGAACCAGATGGTGTTTTTAATTTCTCTGCTGTTGGTGTGAATGGAGATTCTTTCTCAGTCACTCTCCAGCTTTTTGGGAGTATTTCACCTGAGGTTTGATGCTGTTTTTCTTGCTATTTTGGGTGAAGTTTTGGTTTTTCTTTGTGGGGTTTGGGTTGTTTTATTGGATATAGCAAATTTGTGGAGTTTGATGATGTTTACATAGCAAATTTGGGGAGTTTGATGCTGTTTACATAGCAAATTTGTGGGGTTTGATGatgtttttcttacttttgtCTGCAAAGATTTGTTTTTTCTTGTGaagttttctttagtttattGATCATAGCAAATTTGGGGAATTTGATGctgtttttcttacttttttctgcaaagatttgttttttcttttggggTTTCCTTTAGTTTATTGATCATAGCAAACTTGTGGAGTTTGATGTTGTTTTTCTTACTATTTTCTGTTAAGTTTTGGTTTTCTTTATGGGCTTTGCTTTGTTTTATTGGACACAGCAAATTTGTGGAGTTTGATGCTGTTTAGATAGCAAATTTGTGGAGTTTGATGatgttttttcttacttttttactgtaaagttttgtttttttctttctggGTTTTCGTTTAATTTATTGGACATAACTAATTTGTGGAGTTTGATGAGAAGGTTTGAGGGTAGGTTATGTTAGGTTAGTGTTTCCAAGGAGTAGTTTGTTTAgaaattatacaacaacaacatacccggtgtaaTCCCACGagtggggtgtgggagtgtagaatgtacgcagaccttaccactaccttgggagatagagaggctgttttctaTGGGCACAAAGATCAGAGAATTACTTGACAATATGATTGCCTGATGCTAAAGATGTGTCATTGAAGTGTGACCCCGATGGTGTTTTTAATTTCTCCGCTGTTGGTGTTCATGGAGATTCTTTCTCCTTTACTCTCCAACTTTTTGGGAGTATTTCACCTGAGGTTTGATGCTGTTTTTCTTGCTATTTATGTAAAGTTTTGGTTTTTTGTTTTGGGTTCTGGTTTATTTTGTTGGATATAGCAAATTTTTGGAATTTGATGgtgtttttcttgattttttttaatgtacAGTTCTGGTTTTTGTTTGtggatttttctttattttatttgacaTAGCGAATTTGTTAAGTTTGATGAGAAAGTTTGATGGTTCTCCTATGTCTTTCTTACTGTTTTCTGTAAAgtattgttttttctttctgggttttccttaattttattgGCTGTGGAAAAATTATTGAGTTTGATGAGGAGATTTGATGGTAGGTTTATGTTAAGGTTTGTGTTTGCAAGGAGTAGTTTGTTTAGGAATTTGTATGTGAAAAATGTAAGAATATTAGAGAACCCCTAAATTGTTGAGAAGGttacaaaaaaacaacaacaacatactcggGTAGTCCCATCGGTGGAGTATGGGAAAGATAAACTGTACGTAGATCTTACCCTTACcttgggaggtagagaggttgtttccgatagacgtTAAGGAAAATCATATTAAAGTGGATTAAAAACATGACAGATGTGAAGAAATCATGGCAAAAGTCTACGTAAAGCAGGACAAAGCATCCTGAGCAAAGGGTACAAAAATGTAGCAATTATGTCAATTATGATGAACACGGTTGTTGGTAAGTTCACATTAGGTCTAGTATTTGTTAGATGTTCCCTGATTTATTCGGCATTGCAGTTGATAATGACTGTGAATAGTATTAGTATAAGAAATAATGGGGAAGAAGGAACATTGGAATCACATTAACTCTTTGATTGAGTTAACCTATTGTGTCACAAGTTGAAATCTGTACATATTGTGGATGATATGGAGAACTTCACACGATGCATGCTTAACTCAAGATAACATGCAAAGAAGAGGATCATTTGTAGCAGATGCTACTTTTGCCGGTCAGAAACTGGATCAGTAAATCATTTGTTTATGAAGTGCCAGCATATCTGGGAAGTCTGGTGCACGTTATTAAGCATACTTGAGTACGTTTGGTTAGGCCGAGAGTTCTGAATGTCGCAGTCACTAGTTGGCCGACTTTGAAAGAGAAGAAAACCAGGTCTGGAGAACTGCTCCTTTGTGTGTGTATAGAATGAAATCTTAAGTGTTTTGATGATATAGATGATCATATAGTTTTCTTAAATTAAGATGTCTTCAAAATTTAAACTAACTGTGCAGTTTGAATGTTGTAAATAGTATAGATGATATActggtagaggtatggactgcgtacatcttaccccccagaccccactaggtgggaatacactgggtttgttgttgttgttgttgttgatatacTGGTTGTACTAGATTCCTCACAGACATTGTATTCTGTCAGTTTCGTTTGTACCTTATAAGCACTTCCTTTTTGTTGGTTATTAATAAATTTTACCTTGTTAAAAAAACAATCATGTTAACACCCAAAAATACCCATGTTAAACTTGCAATTGAATACCAAATCATTGATTTCGTAGTAGAAATTCTTTTTttacattctaatttattttgagGCTGTTTTTATCTATCATGACTTGAAGAATCTATTACTTTTGCTTGAATAATAGTATATTTTCTTGCTCCTTTTATATCAGATATGAATAGTTTATTCTATTAAAGAAATGTTACATTTGAACTGGACATTTCTTTCTTTACATTTTGGTTTCAATGATAGAAAATTCTCGTGGTTGATATCATAGAGTGCTTTCTGGTGCAGCGATGTAAAACTAATATTGGGTTGAGAAACATCCTCTGCTCAATCCAGAAGGAGCAAAAAGGCTGGTGGCCAAGATTATTGAAGGCTCCAGAGAAGCCCGCTCCATACCTGAAGGTCGATTGGAACAAATGGtgtgatgaagatgatgaagaatatTGTGAGTTGGCTGCACATCACTAACTCCATCTCCGtactccctcttttttttttttaaatgcttaTGAATGAATACGAGCTAACTGGAAGATGAAATATTAACAatactttgattttctttttctttctactttCTCTGCAAAATGTTTCATTTGATTGATCAAAGGCAACTTCTAGTAATCGGACTGTAGGTTGGGTGTATTAAGTCTGACTTCCTGTATTCAAACTTTTCATGCCTGACTAAAGGAGTAGAAGGTTTGGAACTCGAGGGATAATGGACTTGTCGATCTACCCTTCTTCCCTTAAGTACCATGATTTTATCTACATCAATATTTGAACGTGTTAACCCCCACATTGTGCATTGTGATCTTACCAGTAGACCAAAAACTCCCCGGGGAGTGGGGGTGGGGGCGCTGGTTTGTCTAAAATTGACTTAAATGCAAGCCTTCAGGTTGATCCAGTTAATTTCATCACTAACCTCCTTCTTCCTTCCTCCCCAACATAGTGATAATCAACTCGGTCAAGTTAGTGGTCTTTTACAACTGCACATCAATAGCGTCAAACATTGAACTATGCTACCTCACCTACTTCCTGCTTCTCTCTCTTCTACTCTGGGAAGAACCAAAACCATGACAATTCTTTTCAGCAGTTGGCTAACTCCTTCTCATGTATAGCGTTATGTGTGATATCCTAATATACTCATAAAGCTAATCAAGATTTCTCTTTCATGCAgcggactctgaggatggtggtgttgCGGTAAATGCCTATTCTGATCTAGTTAAATATTATATGTTAAATAATGTTCCAATTACTTTGATCATAGCTTTTTGACTTCAAATATATCTTCTTTTAGTACACTGGAGAAGATGACGAGAGCAGTGATGATGGAGGAATGCTCTGTGAGTTGTTTCCTATCTGATTGCACTAGTTTACATATATAGCTGTTATTTGTTGTACAAATCAGATACAATGTTACTTATATGAACGACCTGTTATACTCGAATGACAGTGAGAGACGAGGAACTTAGAGAGATTGGAATAAAGGGAGAGAAAGGAGAGGAATGAGTATATATAGGAGGATAACATTTGGAATTTGGATAAACTTTAAGGAGAGAAACGAAGGAGGAGAAAATGAGAAATGGGAGGGACAAGGACAAGTTACTAAACAAAAACCAAAACTTTCGTTTAAGGGCAGCCCAGTGGACTAAAGCTCCCGCTGTGCACGGG
Coding sequences:
- the LOC107854573 gene encoding co-chaperone protein p23-2 isoform X2, with the translated sequence MSRQPEVLWAQRSEKVYLTISLPDAKDVSLKCEPDGVFNFSAVGVNGDSFSVTLQLFGSISPERCKTNIGLRNILCSIQKEQKGWWPRLLKAPEKPAPYLKVDWNKWCDEDDEEYSDSEDGGVAYTGEDDESSDDGGMLYLPDLEKARGN
- the LOC107854573 gene encoding co-chaperone protein p23-2 isoform X1, which gives rise to MCSRQPEVLWAQRSEKVYLTISLPDAKDVSLKCEPDGVFNFSAVGVNGDSFSVTLQLFGSISPERCKTNIGLRNILCSIQKEQKGWWPRLLKAPEKPAPYLKVDWNKWCDEDDEEYSDSEDGGVAYTGEDDESSDDGGMLYLPDLEKARGN